Genomic segment of Candidatus Sulfotelmatobacter sp.:
GAGCAGCAGGATCGGCGGACTCCCAAGCAGGGCGAAGGCGAGCCGGAGCCGCTGGTGCATGCCGGTCGAGAGCGCCGCCGCGCGATCGTCGAGCCGCGAGGTGAGCCCGACCGACCCAACCACGTCGCGCACCGCCACGCTCCGCCCGGCGAGGCCGCGCGCCTCGGCCGCGAACTCGAGGTTCTCACGCACGGTGAGCTCCCCATAGAAGTGGAGATCGGGCGACGCCCAGCCCGTCACCTGGCGTCGTTCGGCACGCTGGAACTCGCGCCCCTCCACCCGCAGCGTCGAGGCGCCGGCCGAGGGGCGCAGGAGCCCGGCGAGGATCCGGAGCAGCGTGCTCTTCCCCGAGCCGTTGGGACCGGTGACCGCGACCACACCGGGGCCGCTCAGCGAGAAGCTGAGAGGCTCGAGACCCCGCCCGGGGCCGTACTGATGCGCGAGGCTCTTTCCTTCGAGCTCGAT
This window contains:
- a CDS encoding ABC transporter ATP-binding protein; its protein translation is MEIELEGKSLAHQYGPGRGLEPLSFSLSGPGVVAVTGPNGSGKSTLLRILAGLLRPSAGASTLRVEGREFQRAERRQVTGWASPDLHFYGELTVRENLEFAAEARGLAGRSVAVRDVVGSVGLTSRLDDRAAALSTGMHQRLRLAFALLGSPPILLLDEPGSHLDAAGKGHLVEVLTRLRATTRVVLATNDPGERDLAEQSIALAGRGLGDTA